A region from the Geobacter benzoatilyticus genome encodes:
- a CDS encoding DUF4433 domain-containing protein gives MGDEWFYKIQKSGIFALFHMTHISNLEGIFTHGILSNHEAHHRQLIASDISDPSVQCLRDKLDPRYNRPIHAYVPLYLNPRNPMLYVRKEMQEKICILEVSVSILEENEYLFTDGNAAAHDTQFFCNLDQLHLLPWDVLKSKFWNDFTDGKRKRCAEFLIFPSISAEYIMRMHFINDRASSQVRSFGLPRKISPTIFF, from the coding sequence ATGGGAGATGAATGGTTTTATAAAATTCAGAAAAGTGGAATATTTGCTCTGTTCCACATGACTCACATATCGAACCTCGAAGGTATATTTACTCATGGCATTTTAAGTAACCACGAAGCACATCACCGGCAATTAATCGCTTCCGACATCTCCGATCCTTCAGTTCAATGCTTGCGTGACAAACTTGATCCTCGTTATAACCGGCCGATTCATGCTTATGTGCCACTGTACTTAAATCCTCGGAATCCAATGCTGTATGTAAGGAAAGAGATGCAAGAAAAAATCTGCATCCTTGAAGTGAGTGTTTCCATACTTGAAGAAAACGAATATCTGTTTACCGACGGCAACGCAGCAGCTCATGACACTCAATTCTTTTGCAACCTTGATCAGTTACACCTATTGCCGTGGGATGTCTTGAAAAGCAAGTTTTGGAATGATTTCACTGACGGAAAAAGAAAGAGATGCGCGGAGTTTCTTATCTTTCCATCGATTTCGGCAGAGTATATTATGCGGATGCATTTCATAAACGACAGAGCATCATCACAAGTCCGCAGCTTTGGTCTTCCACGGAAAATTTCACCGACAATCTTCTTTTGA